One genomic window of Polyangium aurulentum includes the following:
- a CDS encoding threonine aldolase family protein, which translates to MLSPEAARIKASCTRFLSHHHPSSTAPRQVFQDLLAMTPPELARDEYGGGEVIADFEREIAELLGKEAAVFMPSGTMAQQIAVRIWADRRASRHIGFHPTSHLELHEQHGYQLLHGLHGVLLGKRTELMTPQQVRDFPHRLGALLLELPQREIGGLLPSWEELIELRNWATETGTPLHLDGARLWETKPFYGRDYATIAGLFDSVYVSFYKILGGIAGCVLAGPKDFIAEARLWQRRHGGTLVSLYPYVLAAKAGMAARLDRMELYRAKALELALALDGTAGISVQPRQPHVNMMHVFLPGNRAALEKAALDVARASGVWLFGALAPTDAPRVARLEVTVGDAGLELTGEEVAALLRDVVERAARV; encoded by the coding sequence GTGCTCTCCCCCGAGGCCGCGCGCATCAAGGCGAGCTGCACCCGTTTTCTCTCGCATCACCACCCTTCGAGCACCGCGCCGCGCCAGGTCTTTCAGGACCTGCTCGCAATGACGCCGCCCGAGCTCGCGCGCGACGAGTACGGCGGGGGCGAGGTCATCGCCGATTTCGAGCGAGAGATCGCGGAGCTGCTCGGCAAGGAGGCGGCCGTCTTCATGCCGAGCGGCACGATGGCGCAGCAGATCGCCGTGCGCATCTGGGCGGACCGGAGGGCCTCGCGGCACATCGGCTTTCATCCGACCAGCCACCTCGAGCTGCACGAGCAGCACGGCTATCAGCTCCTTCACGGGCTTCACGGCGTCCTCCTCGGCAAACGTACGGAGCTGATGACCCCGCAGCAGGTCCGGGACTTCCCGCACAGGCTCGGGGCGCTCCTGCTCGAGCTTCCGCAGCGCGAGATCGGCGGCCTGCTACCCTCATGGGAGGAGCTGATCGAGCTGCGCAACTGGGCCACCGAGACCGGGACCCCGTTGCATCTGGATGGCGCTCGCTTGTGGGAGACGAAGCCTTTCTATGGGCGCGATTACGCGACCATCGCGGGCCTCTTCGATTCGGTGTACGTCTCCTTTTACAAGATCCTCGGCGGCATTGCCGGGTGCGTGCTCGCGGGTCCGAAGGACTTCATCGCGGAGGCGCGGCTGTGGCAAAGGCGCCATGGCGGAACGCTCGTTTCGCTCTACCCGTATGTGCTCGCAGCGAAAGCGGGCATGGCCGCCCGGCTCGATCGAATGGAGCTGTACCGGGCAAAAGCATTGGAGCTCGCCCTCGCGCTCGACGGCACCGCCGGGATCTCGGTGCAGCCGAGACAGCCGCACGTGAACATGATGCACGTGTTCCTCCCCGGCAATCGCGCGGCGCTCGAGAAGGCAGCCCTCGACGTGGCGCGCGCGTCGGGCGTCTGGCTCTTCGGGGCGCTGGCGCCGACGGACGCGCCGCGGGTCGCGAGGCTCGAGGTGACCGTCGGAGACGCGGGCCTCGAGCTCACGGGGGAGGAAGTGGCCGCGCTGCTCCGCGACGTGGTCGAACGAGCAGCGCGGGTGTGA
- the def gene encoding peptide deformylase codes for MTLLKIAHVGHPVLRNRAREVEREELLAPETQRFIDDLVETMRDANGAGLAATQVHMPLRIFAVEVKDNPRYPYKPNIPLTIVVNPVIEPLTDERFDNYEGCLSVPNLRGVVSRFAEVRVTGLDREGKPFERVARGLTAGTFQHETDHLDGKLFLDRVTDPKTLCTWAEFDRFHKQAFVERIVPFVKRMGG; via the coding sequence GTGACGCTGCTCAAGATCGCCCATGTTGGACATCCGGTTCTTCGCAACCGAGCGCGCGAGGTCGAGCGTGAGGAGCTCCTCGCGCCCGAGACCCAGCGCTTCATCGACGATCTCGTCGAGACCATGCGCGACGCGAACGGCGCAGGGCTCGCCGCCACGCAGGTGCACATGCCGCTGCGGATCTTCGCCGTCGAGGTGAAGGACAACCCGCGCTACCCCTACAAGCCGAACATCCCGCTCACGATCGTGGTCAACCCCGTGATCGAGCCGCTCACCGACGAGAGGTTCGACAACTACGAGGGCTGCCTGTCCGTGCCGAACCTGCGCGGGGTGGTGTCACGCTTCGCCGAGGTGCGCGTGACGGGCCTGGACAGGGAGGGCAAGCCCTTCGAGCGCGTGGCGCGCGGGCTGACCGCGGGCACGTTCCAGCACGAGACCGATCACCTCGACGGCAAGCTGTTCCTCGACCGCGTGACGGACCCGAAGACGCTCTGCACGTGGGCCGAGTTCGACCGCTTCCACAAGCAGGCGTTCGTCGAGCGGATCGTGCCCTTCGTGAAGCGGATGGGAGGTTGA
- a CDS encoding serine/threonine-protein kinase — MHCPRCHRRYEDQAHRFCPYDGAKLVDTPDVASFKVKPTNEAGNVLGGRYEVRGLIGKGGMARIYLAKDLQTQQPVAVKLLDQLHLRAPGARERFDREAKAANMVGHPNIVRVTETGEREDGVPYLVMEYLFGETLGDWLRREATMAPHIALPVLAQTAAGLAAAHHKGIIHRDVKPDNLFLLGEPGEPYGVKILDFGLSKLEASKALTQVGVAIGTPEYMPPEQVVGDKPDARADVYALGIVMYRMLTGDLPFREDDDAILLARQLLTPPPEPTEVRPGLDRAMEGVVLKALRKRPEDRYPTMDALLEDIERLMGKRLGSLVAGLLPRGPDMYEPKTPLSRSAARFFYRKLGMSPPPWKD; from the coding sequence ATGCACTGCCCGCGCTGCCACCGGCGCTACGAAGATCAGGCGCACCGCTTCTGCCCCTACGACGGGGCGAAGCTCGTCGACACGCCAGACGTCGCGAGCTTCAAGGTCAAGCCGACGAACGAGGCGGGCAACGTGCTCGGCGGCCGTTACGAGGTGCGCGGCCTCATCGGCAAGGGCGGCATGGCCCGCATCTACCTCGCCAAGGACTTGCAGACTCAGCAGCCCGTGGCCGTGAAGCTGCTCGACCAGCTCCACCTGCGGGCGCCGGGCGCGCGCGAGCGCTTCGATCGCGAGGCCAAGGCCGCGAACATGGTCGGCCACCCGAACATCGTGCGCGTGACCGAGACGGGCGAGCGCGAGGACGGCGTGCCCTACCTCGTGATGGAGTACCTCTTCGGCGAGACGCTCGGCGACTGGCTGCGGCGCGAGGCGACGATGGCCCCGCACATCGCGCTGCCCGTGCTCGCGCAGACCGCCGCGGGGCTCGCGGCCGCGCACCACAAGGGGATCATTCACCGCGACGTCAAGCCCGACAACCTCTTCCTCCTCGGCGAGCCGGGCGAGCCCTATGGCGTGAAGATCCTCGACTTCGGCCTGTCGAAGCTCGAAGCCTCGAAGGCGCTCACGCAGGTGGGCGTGGCCATCGGGACGCCCGAGTACATGCCGCCCGAGCAGGTGGTGGGGGACAAACCCGACGCGCGCGCGGACGTCTATGCGCTCGGGATCGTGATGTACCGCATGCTCACGGGCGACCTGCCGTTCCGCGAGGACGACGACGCGATCCTCCTCGCGCGGCAGCTGCTCACCCCGCCGCCGGAGCCCACGGAGGTGCGGCCCGGGCTCGATCGCGCGATGGAGGGCGTCGTGCTGAAGGCGCTGCGCAAGCGGCCCGAGGATCGGTATCCGACGATGGACGCGCTCCTCGAGGACATCGAGCGGCTCATGGGCAAGCGCCTCGGCTCGCTGGTCGCGGGCCTCTTGCCGCGGGGGCCGGACATGTACGAGCCGAAGACGCCGCTATCACGCTCGGCCGCGCGGTTCTTTTATCGCAAGCTCGGCATGAGCCCGCCGCCCTGGAAGGATTGA
- a CDS encoding DUF2752 domain-containing protein — protein MKAFPVAFPWRRDDDARVMGTGPRRWHALRALASLSVLAPLALAIAISFLVTPDDIESGRVVLSPPCLFKLVVGRPCPTCGLTRAFAALSHGQFSLATSYHRASIAIYALFWIGAIVAATYLLRATLEYVRLGRSGENT, from the coding sequence ATGAAGGCGTTCCCGGTTGCCTTCCCTTGGCGGCGCGACGATGATGCCCGCGTCATGGGGACGGGACCGAGGAGGTGGCACGCGCTGCGCGCGCTCGCGAGCCTCTCCGTGCTCGCCCCGCTCGCCCTCGCGATCGCGATCTCTTTCCTGGTGACGCCCGACGACATCGAGAGCGGTCGCGTCGTGCTTTCGCCGCCGTGCCTGTTCAAGCTGGTGGTCGGGCGGCCGTGCCCCACCTGCGGCCTGACGCGCGCGTTCGCGGCCCTGAGCCACGGTCAATTCTCGCTCGCGACGAGCTATCACCGCGCGAGCATCGCCATTTACGCGCTCTTCTGGATCGGCGCCATCGTGGCGGCGACCTATCTATTACGCGCCACCCTTGAATACGTGCGCCTCGGGCGCAGCGGGGAGAATACATGA
- a CDS encoding DUF3105 domain-containing protein gives MQRFSSGSSCAWLGAVALGVAVPFAAFSCSPEQQAPPTPTDAGADAGASSSTTGSGGAGGAGGSGGAGAAGGMGGSGGAGAGSGGGAGGMGSGGAGGSGGAGGSGGGDLDGGSAGDASDACATVTQNPPVLASPHVQQCTPVTYTTNPPTSGPHYPTWANFQTFTQPVPRGFLVHSMEHGAVVIGYNCKDGCPDELAELTAFVDARPADPACPAGIKSRIILVPDPKLDRRFAAAAWGALYKSDCLDLPAIGTFIDAHYAKGPENICSKGVNPTDPASGIPSNCGQL, from the coding sequence ATGCAGCGCTTCTCATCGGGCTCGTCATGCGCATGGCTCGGCGCGGTCGCACTCGGTGTGGCCGTGCCGTTCGCCGCCTTTTCGTGCTCGCCTGAGCAGCAGGCGCCCCCCACCCCCACCGACGCTGGCGCCGACGCCGGCGCTTCCTCGTCCACGACGGGGAGCGGCGGCGCGGGCGGCGCGGGTGGCAGCGGCGGCGCGGGCGCCGCGGGCGGCATGGGAGGCAGCGGCGGCGCCGGGGCAGGCTCCGGAGGCGGCGCGGGCGGCATGGGAAGCGGCGGCGCGGGCGGCAGCGGCGGCGCGGGCGGCAGCGGCGGCGGGGATCTGGATGGCGGCAGCGCGGGCGACGCATCGGACGCTTGCGCGACCGTGACCCAGAACCCGCCCGTCCTGGCCTCGCCGCACGTGCAGCAATGCACCCCGGTCACGTACACGACAAACCCGCCCACCTCGGGCCCGCACTACCCAACGTGGGCCAATTTCCAGACGTTCACCCAGCCCGTACCGCGCGGCTTTCTCGTGCACTCGATGGAGCACGGCGCGGTGGTGATTGGCTACAACTGCAAGGACGGGTGCCCGGACGAGCTCGCCGAGCTGACCGCGTTCGTCGACGCGCGGCCGGCGGATCCGGCGTGCCCGGCGGGGATCAAGTCGCGCATCATCCTCGTGCCCGATCCCAAGCTCGACAGGCGCTTCGCGGCCGCCGCGTGGGGCGCGCTCTACAAATCCGATTGCCTCGATCTGCCCGCGATCGGCACGTTCATCGACGCGCACTACGCGAAGGGGCCCGAGAACATCTGCTCGAAGGGCGTCAACCCGACCGATCCCGCCTCCGGGATCCCGAGCAACTGCGGCCAGCTCTAG
- a CDS encoding dienelactone hydrolase family protein has protein sequence MFEPIKFATKGGGDATGEMVAPEGEGRAPAVVLIQEWWGLNGQIRDIAQKLAKEGFVVAMPDLYHGRWTVDAEEAAKLMNALDWPRALDEIAGAAAFLASHPRSNGNVGIIGFCLGGALSFAAATKIPELKAVVPYYGLPPAGSVDYTNVKAPILAHFASQDEWARADLAQKLQAEMNGRGQSMELHVYEAGHAFSHEARRDVYVPEAAKLAWSRTVAFLHKHLG, from the coding sequence ATGTTCGAACCGATCAAGTTTGCGACGAAGGGCGGTGGGGATGCGACCGGCGAGATGGTGGCGCCGGAGGGCGAGGGCCGCGCTCCGGCGGTGGTGCTGATCCAGGAGTGGTGGGGCCTCAACGGCCAGATCCGCGACATCGCCCAGAAGCTCGCCAAGGAGGGCTTCGTCGTCGCCATGCCGGACCTCTACCACGGCCGCTGGACGGTCGACGCGGAGGAGGCCGCGAAGCTCATGAATGCCCTCGATTGGCCCCGGGCCCTCGATGAAATCGCGGGCGCGGCGGCGTTCCTCGCGAGCCACCCGCGCTCGAACGGCAACGTGGGAATCATCGGCTTCTGCCTCGGCGGCGCGCTCTCGTTCGCCGCGGCCACGAAGATCCCCGAGCTGAAGGCGGTCGTGCCGTATTACGGGCTCCCCCCGGCCGGGTCCGTCGATTACACGAACGTCAAGGCGCCGATCCTCGCCCATTTCGCGAGCCAGGACGAATGGGCGCGGGCCGACCTCGCGCAAAAGCTCCAGGCCGAGATGAACGGCCGCGGCCAGTCGATGGAGCTGCACGTCTACGAGGCCGGCCACGCATTCTCGCACGAGGCCCGCCGCGACGTGTACGTGCCCGAGGCCGCCAAGCTCGCCTGGTCCCGCACCGTGGCGTTCCTCCACAAGCACCTCGGCTGA
- a CDS encoding bifunctional homocysteine S-methyltransferase/methylenetetrahydrofolate reductase yields the protein MSSDSSTPPPRPQRFLEALRRGVLVVDGGMGTQIYERGVLFNVNYEELVVSRPELVLRIHDDYARAGAQVIETNTFGANCIRLARHGYADRVRELNVAAARLARKALGDRGHVAGAIGPTGLVLAAFGEDDRCRMRDAFREQAEALAEGGVDALMIETMRQPEELFIAIEGVRQAVGDSLPLVAEVSVDEQLTLADGSTIAEIGARLRDRGCDVIGVNCSDGPQLVLSAIEKLLPLGVPLAAVPNAGLPRRVDDRFIYVSTPEYFGVFARRLCKLGVKLIGGCCGTTPEHIRRIAAAARMEASAVASANEDAGPLWVGASESGYPAEADADEPPSVQGGCPVPQAEKSKLAAKVGQKFVISVEVNPPVGLDASAALKAAKMLTDGGVDVINIADGARAQARMSNVAMAVMMERELGIETLVHVCGRDRNLLGQVAHLLGAHALGVRNLVVVTGDPPKMGDFPDATAVYDLDSIGILRLVSKLNAGIDPGGKKLGCGTSFFCATGAEPAALNYEREIERLKRKKRAGAEMIMTQPVYDLAVLERFLRDAEPLGLPILIGILPLASHKNAEFLHNEVPGMQIPKDVRDRMQKAGSGPLARKEGVAIAREMLSAVRRRVAGAYIMPPLGRYELALEVMDGIV from the coding sequence ATGTCCAGCGATTCGTCGACTCCGCCCCCCAGGCCTCAGCGCTTTCTCGAGGCCCTCCGCCGTGGCGTCCTCGTCGTCGACGGAGGCATGGGCACGCAGATCTACGAGCGCGGCGTCCTGTTCAACGTCAACTACGAGGAGCTCGTCGTCTCGCGCCCCGAGCTCGTGCTGCGCATCCACGACGACTACGCCCGCGCAGGCGCGCAGGTCATCGAGACCAACACCTTCGGCGCCAACTGCATCCGCCTCGCGCGCCACGGCTACGCCGACAGGGTGCGCGAGCTGAACGTCGCCGCCGCGCGCCTCGCCCGCAAGGCCCTGGGCGATCGAGGTCACGTCGCAGGCGCCATCGGACCCACGGGCCTCGTGCTCGCGGCCTTCGGCGAGGACGACCGCTGCCGCATGCGCGACGCGTTCCGCGAGCAGGCCGAGGCGCTCGCCGAGGGCGGCGTCGATGCGCTGATGATCGAGACCATGCGCCAGCCCGAGGAGCTGTTCATCGCCATCGAGGGCGTGCGCCAGGCCGTCGGGGACTCGCTCCCCCTCGTGGCCGAGGTCTCGGTCGACGAGCAGCTCACGCTCGCCGACGGCAGCACGATCGCCGAGATCGGCGCGCGCCTCCGGGACCGGGGCTGCGACGTGATCGGCGTCAACTGCTCGGACGGCCCGCAGCTCGTGCTCAGCGCGATCGAGAAGCTCTTGCCGCTCGGCGTTCCGCTCGCCGCGGTGCCCAACGCAGGCCTGCCGCGCCGCGTCGACGATCGCTTCATCTACGTCTCGACGCCCGAGTACTTCGGCGTCTTCGCGCGCCGGCTCTGCAAGCTCGGCGTCAAGCTCATCGGCGGCTGTTGCGGGACCACGCCCGAGCACATCCGCCGCATCGCTGCCGCCGCGCGCATGGAGGCGAGCGCCGTCGCTTCTGCGAACGAGGACGCGGGCCCGCTCTGGGTCGGCGCGAGCGAGAGCGGCTATCCGGCCGAGGCCGACGCCGACGAGCCCCCGAGCGTGCAGGGCGGCTGTCCCGTGCCGCAAGCGGAGAAGAGCAAGCTCGCCGCGAAGGTCGGCCAGAAGTTCGTGATCTCGGTCGAGGTCAACCCGCCCGTCGGTCTCGACGCCTCCGCCGCGCTCAAGGCCGCGAAGATGCTGACGGACGGCGGCGTCGACGTCATCAACATCGCCGACGGCGCGCGCGCGCAGGCGCGCATGTCGAACGTCGCGATGGCGGTGATGATGGAGCGCGAGCTCGGCATCGAGACGCTCGTGCACGTGTGCGGTCGTGATCGCAACCTCCTCGGCCAGGTGGCGCACCTGCTCGGCGCGCACGCGCTCGGCGTGAGAAACCTCGTGGTGGTCACGGGCGACCCGCCCAAGATGGGCGATTTCCCGGACGCGACGGCGGTCTACGACCTCGACTCGATCGGCATCCTGCGGCTCGTCTCGAAGCTCAACGCGGGCATCGATCCGGGCGGCAAGAAGCTCGGCTGTGGGACCTCGTTCTTCTGCGCGACGGGCGCGGAGCCGGCGGCGCTCAACTACGAGCGCGAGATCGAGCGCCTCAAGCGCAAGAAGCGCGCGGGCGCCGAGATGATCATGACGCAGCCCGTCTACGACCTCGCCGTGCTCGAGCGCTTCCTGCGCGACGCCGAGCCGCTCGGCCTGCCGATCCTCATCGGCATCCTGCCGCTCGCGAGCCACAAGAACGCCGAGTTCTTGCACAACGAGGTGCCGGGCATGCAGATCCCGAAAGACGTGCGCGATCGCATGCAGAAGGCCGGAAGCGGTCCGCTCGCGCGCAAGGAGGGCGTGGCCATCGCGCGCGAGATGCTCTCCGCGGTGCGGCGCCGCGTGGCCGGCGCGTACATCATGCCCCCGCTCGGTCGTTACGAGCTTGCGCTCGAGGTCATGGACGGCATCGTCTGA
- a CDS encoding DUF4419 domain-containing protein, which translates to MPLGINKPLFLVRRDGTAFNGSTKVELSLAEINPPLARDIAELEVAIEAERKELFANAAKTETLMEQLDLLRRLDLELHDLMKRPLDEITEAELDAILDRYAPRGPFIKGGRPPRSSKRSYNRPEVRSGWLERTKAPRRPRALVDVGAGALYHVISMRTFEVSSVSLAREPMVCGPADRLLRKNCRAIASACNAPELVQIHEPMHPFLQAVAFSYAQHRPLTLAPDDVWLCLLQGLALHVQENAEGLRSHFVRHEGKKTISVESGEEPGQNAEVWREVIDRLAGGVAEEIGKKRDLFVAGFSTTGPIERAAFQVALLDTLQHYFSYEFIVICGIPSITLLGTPDDWRDLRTRAAVLAEFGLEAWTSVVLDILDRFVAASVGDVDVGFWSSIYKKTTLYERTSRGDRTIEMCGGDTPLVTGWINVLLSTRCTAPLETWMQHDLGNTHESFTTGLSMAPFVKRTLGQGEVAMELVGGFVGIAQNPATLALRPSVGWFVRERSNQAEPAFQRPRSGPTARRSLPLGKPFQVDAYDAATHFDLAVAYLEMGMLDDALHELEIVGRVPGWAGVALAKKGQVLLAQDDRPGAAEAFRRAFEQRLTPEQERWIRDLQAELDVP; encoded by the coding sequence GCGGCGGGACGGGACGGCATTCAACGGCAGCACGAAGGTCGAGCTGAGCCTCGCGGAGATCAACCCGCCGCTCGCGCGGGACATCGCGGAGCTGGAGGTGGCGATAGAAGCCGAGCGCAAGGAGCTGTTCGCGAACGCAGCGAAGACCGAGACGCTCATGGAGCAGCTCGATCTGCTTCGACGGCTCGATCTGGAGCTTCATGATCTCATGAAGCGGCCGCTCGATGAGATCACCGAGGCCGAGCTGGATGCGATTCTCGATCGGTACGCGCCACGGGGGCCTTTTATCAAGGGGGGCCGTCCGCCACGCTCATCGAAGCGCTCGTACAACCGCCCAGAAGTTCGTAGTGGTTGGTTGGAACGTACCAAAGCTCCCCGACGCCCGAGGGCGCTCGTGGACGTCGGCGCGGGAGCCCTGTACCATGTGATATCCATGCGCACCTTCGAGGTCTCGTCCGTCAGCCTCGCCCGCGAACCCATGGTTTGTGGCCCTGCGGATCGGCTCCTTCGCAAGAATTGCCGTGCGATTGCCTCGGCGTGCAACGCGCCCGAGCTGGTGCAGATCCACGAGCCCATGCACCCGTTTCTCCAGGCGGTCGCGTTTTCGTACGCGCAGCACCGCCCCTTGACGCTCGCCCCGGACGACGTGTGGCTCTGTCTGCTCCAGGGGCTCGCCCTGCACGTCCAGGAGAACGCCGAGGGGCTGCGGAGCCACTTCGTGCGGCACGAAGGGAAGAAGACGATCTCCGTCGAGAGCGGGGAGGAGCCGGGCCAGAACGCCGAGGTATGGCGGGAGGTCATCGACCGGCTCGCAGGCGGCGTGGCGGAGGAGATCGGAAAGAAGCGGGACCTCTTCGTCGCGGGTTTTTCCACGACGGGCCCGATCGAACGAGCGGCCTTCCAGGTCGCCCTGCTCGACACGCTTCAGCATTACTTTTCGTACGAGTTCATCGTCATCTGTGGCATCCCCTCCATCACCCTGCTCGGGACGCCGGACGATTGGCGTGATCTCCGAACGCGCGCCGCCGTGCTCGCCGAATTCGGCCTCGAGGCGTGGACTTCGGTGGTCCTCGACATCCTCGATCGGTTCGTCGCAGCGTCGGTGGGAGACGTCGATGTTGGGTTCTGGAGCTCCATCTACAAGAAAACCACCCTCTACGAGCGGACCTCACGCGGTGACCGTACAATCGAGATGTGCGGCGGGGACACGCCCCTGGTCACGGGATGGATCAACGTGCTGCTCTCCACGCGGTGCACGGCCCCGCTCGAAACATGGATGCAACACGATCTGGGGAACACGCACGAGTCCTTCACCACGGGCCTCTCCATGGCGCCTTTCGTGAAGCGTACGCTGGGGCAAGGGGAGGTCGCCATGGAGCTCGTCGGGGGATTCGTGGGAATCGCCCAGAATCCGGCGACGCTCGCGCTCCGACCGAGCGTGGGGTGGTTCGTGCGGGAGCGGAGCAACCAGGCCGAGCCTGCGTTCCAACGACCACGGAGCGGCCCGACGGCTCGCCGGAGCTTGCCGCTCGGCAAACCCTTCCAGGTGGACGCGTACGACGCGGCGACTCACTTCGATCTCGCCGTAGCCTATCTCGAAATGGGGATGCTCGACGACGCGCTACACGAGCTCGAAATCGTTGGGCGCGTGCCCGGGTGGGCCGGGGTCGCGCTCGCGAAGAAGGGCCAGGTGCTCCTCGCGCAGGACGATCGGCCCGGGGCCGCCGAGGCGTTCCGGCGCGCTTTCGAACAGCGCCTCACGCCCGAGCAAGAGCGGTGGATTCGCGACCTGCAGGCCGAGCTGGACGTGCCGTAG
- a CDS encoding vWA domain-containing protein, protein MPTFSDKKIRTSAPWPWRRLFTSGLLLSFAAAVAALGASCGSDGGEAPCASVYAGKCGGTCSNDLACPAGLYCGLSGTCTADCASGAAPCPSGQSCSPRGQCAIGGGAGGGGGEDFIDGGFVGAGGSTGSGQDGCADVNVKFEKQIPTVMLLIDQSGSMTSSFGNGNRWDVLYKTLMDPGAGVVKALEKDVRFGLALYTSNNGSAGGACPLLTEVPIALNNHGAIDAIYKPAKPAGETPTGESIAEVTKDLEAFNEAGPKIIVLATDGEPDTCAEPNPQNGQDESIAAAKASFAKDVRTFVISVGNEVSLGHLQDMANAGAGLPVGGADKAPYYQALDQKTLIDAFNTIINGVRSCVLKLNGTVDEQSAQAGNVVLDGMKLGYNDPNGWKLNSPDEMELLGTACETIKSGDHQISVTFPCGIVVPK, encoded by the coding sequence ATGCCGACTTTTTCGGACAAAAAGATCCGTACTTCCGCCCCTTGGCCATGGCGTCGTCTCTTCACCTCGGGGCTGTTGCTCTCGTTCGCGGCGGCCGTCGCCGCGCTCGGCGCGAGCTGCGGCTCGGATGGAGGGGAAGCGCCCTGCGCGTCCGTGTACGCCGGCAAGTGCGGTGGTACGTGCTCAAACGATCTCGCGTGTCCCGCTGGCCTGTACTGCGGCCTCAGCGGCACGTGCACCGCGGACTGCGCGTCGGGCGCGGCTCCGTGCCCATCGGGCCAGAGTTGCAGCCCGCGCGGCCAGTGCGCCATCGGCGGGGGCGCGGGAGGCGGGGGCGGCGAGGACTTCATCGACGGCGGCTTCGTGGGCGCGGGCGGCAGCACGGGCTCGGGCCAGGACGGCTGCGCCGACGTGAACGTGAAGTTCGAGAAGCAGATCCCCACGGTCATGCTGCTCATCGATCAGTCCGGCAGCATGACGTCGTCCTTCGGCAACGGAAACCGCTGGGACGTGCTCTACAAGACGCTGATGGATCCGGGCGCGGGCGTCGTGAAGGCGCTCGAGAAGGACGTGCGCTTCGGCCTCGCGCTCTACACGAGCAACAACGGCAGCGCAGGCGGCGCGTGCCCGCTGCTCACCGAGGTGCCCATCGCGCTGAACAACCACGGCGCGATCGACGCGATCTACAAGCCCGCAAAGCCCGCAGGCGAGACGCCGACGGGCGAGAGCATCGCGGAGGTGACGAAGGATCTCGAGGCGTTCAACGAGGCGGGCCCGAAGATCATCGTCCTCGCCACCGACGGCGAGCCCGACACCTGCGCCGAGCCGAACCCGCAGAACGGGCAGGACGAGTCGATCGCGGCCGCGAAGGCTTCGTTCGCGAAGGACGTCCGCACGTTCGTGATCAGCGTCGGCAACGAGGTGAGCCTCGGCCACTTGCAGGACATGGCCAACGCGGGCGCGGGCCTGCCGGTGGGCGGCGCGGACAAGGCGCCGTACTACCAGGCGCTCGATCAGAAGACGCTGATCGACGCGTTCAACACGATCATCAACGGCGTGCGCTCGTGTGTGCTCAAACTGAATGGCACGGTCGACGAGCAGTCGGCGCAGGCGGGCAACGTGGTGCTCGACGGCATGAAGCTCGGCTACAACGATCCGAACGGCTGGAAGCTCAACAGCCCTGACGAGATGGAGCTGCTCGGCACCGCGTGCGAGACCATCAAGTCCGGCGACCACCAGATCTCGGTCACCTTCCCCTGCGGCATCGTCGTGCCGAAATAG
- a CDS encoding DUF2383 domain-containing protein, producing the protein MKQDKREPGHVEIADEPMTLPANEVGVPSVRSAHIEEVPVTARSGAPRNTSTIESLNELLRGELASVETYELALRTARDVDLASALRQIRDSHGRRVAILQDKIRELGGQPVASSGAWGAFTRLVQRGADLLGNRTALAALEEGEDVGKRRYARELDELDETTRHFVLTELAPEQQKTHDLSRSLLKYVKAA; encoded by the coding sequence ATGAAACAGGACAAGCGGGAGCCCGGTCATGTCGAGATCGCCGACGAGCCGATGACGCTGCCAGCCAATGAGGTCGGCGTTCCGAGCGTGCGAAGCGCCCACATCGAAGAGGTGCCCGTGACCGCACGCTCTGGCGCGCCGAGGAACACCTCGACGATCGAGAGCCTCAACGAGCTTCTGCGCGGCGAGCTCGCCAGCGTGGAGACGTACGAGCTGGCGCTGCGCACCGCGCGCGACGTGGATCTCGCAAGCGCGCTGCGCCAGATCCGTGACAGCCACGGGCGGCGCGTGGCGATCTTGCAGGACAAGATCCGCGAGCTCGGGGGCCAGCCCGTGGCGAGCTCGGGCGCGTGGGGCGCGTTCACGCGGCTCGTGCAGCGCGGGGCCGATCTGCTCGGCAACCGCACCGCGCTCGCCGCGCTCGAGGAGGGCGAGGACGTGGGCAAGCGCCGCTACGCCCGCGAGCTCGACGAGCTCGACGAGACGACCCGGCACTTCGTGCTGACCGAACTCGCCCCCGAGCAGCAAAAGACGCACGACCTCTCGCGCTCGCTGCTCAAGTACGTGAAGGCGGCGTGA